Proteins encoded by one window of Flavobacterium sp. N502540:
- a CDS encoding type IX secretion system membrane protein PorP/SprF yields MKTKLLSFVLVFTAIVSYAQQDAQFTQYMYNTININPAYAGSRGALSIFGLYRTQWVGLDGAPKTSTFSVNTPINNSNLGVGVSLVNDKIGPTNENTFSADLSYTIQTSADFKLSFGIKGSANFFNLDVTKLNPESQGDPQFQDLNNKFSPNVGAGVYWHSDKAYIGLSVPNFIETNRYDDNDYAIYKDRINYYLIAGYVFDLDKLQYIKFKPALLTKMVQGAPLQVDVSANFMFMDKLVVGVAYRWSASLSAMAGFQISDGLYIGYGYDRETTKLNNYNSGSHEIFLRYEFFRKNSKMTTPRFF; encoded by the coding sequence ATGAAAACAAAATTACTTTCTTTCGTCCTGGTATTTACTGCTATAGTAAGTTATGCACAGCAAGATGCGCAGTTTACACAATATATGTACAATACCATAAATATCAATCCGGCATATGCGGGCTCACGAGGAGCATTGAGCATTTTCGGATTATATCGTACGCAATGGGTTGGACTTGACGGAGCACCGAAAACCAGTACCTTTTCTGTAAATACTCCAATAAACAATAGCAATTTGGGAGTTGGAGTTTCGCTGGTCAATGACAAGATTGGGCCTACAAATGAAAATACTTTTTCTGCAGATCTTTCTTATACCATACAAACCTCAGCAGATTTTAAACTTTCATTCGGGATTAAAGGTTCTGCTAATTTTTTTAATCTCGATGTTACTAAATTAAATCCGGAAAGCCAGGGTGATCCACAGTTTCAGGACTTGAACAATAAATTCTCTCCCAATGTAGGAGCCGGAGTCTATTGGCATTCCGATAAGGCTTACATTGGTTTATCAGTACCTAATTTTATCGAAACCAATCGGTATGATGATAATGATTATGCCATTTACAAAGACAGAATCAATTATTATTTAATAGCCGGTTATGTGTTTGATCTTGATAAACTTCAATACATCAAATTCAAACCTGCTTTACTCACCAAAATGGTTCAGGGAGCTCCGCTTCAGGTAGATGTTTCTGCCAACTTTATGTTTATGGATAAACTTGTGGTAGGTGTTGCCTACAGATGGAGTGCCTCGCTTAGTGCTATGGCCGGGTTTCAAATTAGTGATGGTCTGTACATAGGATATGGTTACGACCGTGAAACCACTAAATTAAACAATTACAATTCAGGTTCGCATGAAATCTTCCTGCGCTATGAATTCTTCAGAAAAAATAGTAAAATGACAACTCCTCGTTTCTTCTAA